GCGTTCTCCTCGTATACAGGAACATACTTCTTCAGCTGGCCTTTGCTGACCTTAGCGCCCTCAACGTGGATATCGACCGTGGGGCCACGCTGTATCTCAAACGTGTAATCGAGCGTGTTCGATTCGGGGTGATACTTTCGCTCGACAACCGCCACCTGCGACTCTAGGCGCTTCTGCTTCTGATACTTGTTACGAAGCCGCGTCAGAGCGCGAGTGATGGTATCGCCCCGAACCTTGTCGCCGCTGTGCAGCTTCGCAATGTCGCGTATCTGTCCGTCTGAATACCCTGGTTTGCCACGCACCACTACATCGCCGACGCGAGCAGGCTCTCCTCCCTGCACATGGAAGTTGATGTCCATCTGCTGCGTTTCGTCATGCGGAATCTCATCGGCCGTGATCGTCGCTTGGTAGAAGCCGTGGTCTTCCATGATCTTCTTCATACGCGTCAATGCGAGCTCTACCATCTCGTGCGTAAACATCTCGCCGAGGGCAAGCTTGCTGGCCGTCACGAGCTGGTTGGCACTCGGTCCACCCTTGGGAATGCCGTCTACCGTGATCCCGCCGATGAAGTAGTTTTCCCGTGCGACGAAAACCAGCGTTACCTGGTTATTCTGCGTCCGGTCGGCCTCAACCTGAAGTGAGGCGAAACGCCCCGTAGCATAGAGAGTTTGCAGACTGCTGCGTACCTTGACGCGATCGAGCGGCTCGCTCGGCTTCTGGGCAATGATGTCGAGCAGACTTTCATTCCTGGCGCCGCTGACGCCTCTAAAATCGATGTGATGGACAATCAGTCCCTGGAGGGAGGCGATGCCAGAGAGTCCCGGCAATAAGGAGGCCTGTTGTTTACTGGTCTCCGCAGAGCCAGGAAGTTGCGCGACACTGGTGTTCGTCTGCGACGCTGGGGTGTTCGTCTGCGAAGCGGGCACCGTACTTTGCTGGTTCTGAGCTGGGCCACCTGCCCAGACAGGAGTGAGCGCAACGAGCGCCAAGGCGGCGCAAGCGGCAATGCTCCTTACCAGTCCTGTGATACTGGCCAGCAATCGCTCTCCTGTCCAAAAAATAAGACCTGCCAGCCCCAGTTACGCTTATAACTGCTTCGATGAGCAAGCGCGCCGTGCTTGTTGTACCGCTAAGGCCGCGTAAGCCCATGATGCAACGGGGTTTCCCTGAAACCGATCCAGCCCGGCAAGCGCACCTGAATTTTCCTGGATGACAGGCCCTTATAATACCTGTTCAACCCTTCTACTATGGACAGCAAAGTGCGATTCGAAGAGCGGTATTCGCGGCAGATCCTTTTCCGCGGCATTGGAGTAGAAGGACAGCAGCGCCTGGCCCAGTCGCGCGTAGCCGTGGTTGGCTGCGGAGCGACCGGCTCTGCCCTTAGTTCCCTGCTCGCGCGCGCCGGAGTGGGACACCTGCGCGTCATTGATCGCGACTACATAGAGCCTAGCAATCTTCAGCGCCAGGTGCTGTTCGATGAGGCCGATGCGGCTGAGTCCCTGCCCAAGGCCATCGCAGCCGCGCGCAAGATTGGCGCATTCAACTCAGAGATCACCGTCGAACCGCAGGTCGCCGACCTGACGCCTTCCAACATCGATGAGCTTCTGCAAGACGCACAGATCGTGCTCGACGGGACCGATAATTTCGAGACGCGATACCTACTGAACGATTACGCGATTCAACATTCGGTGCCGTGGATCTATGCCGCTGCGGTTGGCAGCTATGCCGTAACCATGAACGTGCTGCCCGGCGAGACGGCGTGCCTGGCTTGCGTCTTTCCTGATTCGCCGAAGGGCATCGTCGAAACGTGCGACACGTCTGGCATCCTCAACTCTGCGGTGAACCTGGTGGCGTCGGTCGCGGCAACGGAGGCAACGAAGTTTCTGGTTGGCGCGACTGACAAGATGCGGCGAAGCTTGCTCTCGTTCGACGTCTGGAGCAACGATCATGCCGAGATCGGTACGGAACGGCCTCGCAAAGACTGCCGTGCGTGCGCCGAACACGACTTCGTTCACCTGGCTGGCGAAGGGCGTCCTCACATAACGATGTGCGGCCGCAACTCCGTGCAGATACACGAACGCAACCGGCCCATCGACTTCGGCGAAATCACACGGCGACTCGAACCGCACGGCACCGTGCGCCACAACGAGTTCGTGCTGAAATTCTGGCGCGATCCCTACGAAGTAACGCTCTTCCCCGACGGCCGCGCCATCGTTAAGGGCACAACCGATGCCTCCATCGCCCGCAGCCTGTACGCCAGATTCATCGGATCGTAAAAAGCAGACATCGGACGTCAGACGGCAGACGATAGACGTCGAACTCGTGCCGGCATCATCTGGGGAATTGCGCCTGGCAAGTCTGACCTTCCGTCCTCGTCATGCGCCTTGCGATCACGCCCGCGGCCTGCCCCCTGAAGTCTGCGTTCGTCGTCCGCCGTCTGCTGCCCGATGTCTGACGTCTGCGGTCCAATGTCTGCCGTCTGAAGTCTGAAGTCTGCCTTTTGGCATCCTCTGTTTACTTCCTGTTAATCCAACGTACGTTGATGGCGCTCGCGCAGAGTTGCGGGTGCGGGAGACTTCCGTATGAGGCAATTGCTGATTCTTCTAGGGCTGCTGTTGTGGTGCGCGTTGATGTCTGCACAGGTGCCGATTGCTGGCACGTTTTCCAGCCTCCCGCCACAGAGTGCAATCGTGGTCAGTGGTCCGGCGTTGTCGCCTCCAATCCTCGACCTGGGCAATGGACTCACGCCGCCCGTAGTGCTCAATAAGACATACGTTGTCGTGCCTACCTACGCCAATACGGAAGTGCAGCCCTCGACGGTCGGCTTGCCGCAAGGCGCAGAAATGCCACCGGTGGGCCGTCTGGGACAATTGCGCTTCGACTTCGTAGTTGCGGGCGGCGAGCCAGCCTACGGTTCCAAGGCTGCGCAAACCCGCAGTCTTGGCGAGATCGCTAGAGAGCGTCGCG
Above is a genomic segment from Clostridia bacterium containing:
- a CDS encoding ThiF family adenylyltransferase, producing MDSKVRFEERYSRQILFRGIGVEGQQRLAQSRVAVVGCGATGSALSSLLARAGVGHLRVIDRDYIEPSNLQRQVLFDEADAAESLPKAIAAARKIGAFNSEITVEPQVADLTPSNIDELLQDAQIVLDGTDNFETRYLLNDYAIQHSVPWIYAAAVGSYAVTMNVLPGETACLACVFPDSPKGIVETCDTSGILNSAVNLVASVAATEATKFLVGATDKMRRSLLSFDVWSNDHAEIGTERPRKDCRACAEHDFVHLAGEGRPHITMCGRNSVQIHERNRPIDFGEITRRLEPHGTVRHNEFVLKFWRDPYEVTLFPDGRAIVKGTTDASIARSLYARFIGS